Genomic segment of Kibdelosporangium phytohabitans:
CGGATCCGTTTCTGGAACTGCAGCGGGCTCATCGTCGTGACCGCCCGGAAATGCCGGTGGAACGCGGACGTGCTCATCGCGGCCAGCCGTGCCAGGTCCTCGACGCGCATCGGTTCGGCGTAGTTGTCCCTGATCCACCGGATCGCCCGGTTGACGTGCGTCAACGCGCTGTCCGCCAAGCCGATCTGCCGCACCATGCCGCCGTGCGGCCCGGTCAGCAGCCGCCACAGGATCTCCTTCTCGATCAGCGGCGCCAGCACCGGCACGTCCCGCGGGTGCTCCAGCAGCCGCAGCAGCCGGACCACAGCGTCGAGCAGTTCCGCGCTCGCCGTGCCGGTCGCGATCGCCGCGCTGCTGTGCTCGCGGGACGGCATCTCCAGCGCCAGTGCGGCGATCGTGGCCGGGCGCAGCACCATTCCCAGGCCCAGCGACGGGGTCCTGGTGAAGTGACCGGTCACCGGCAGGTCCGTGGTGACCACGAGGTACTGCCCTGCCGTGTACTCGTACACCTGGTCGCCGAGCATCAGCCGCTTGGCGCCGCGGGCCATCACCACGAACAGCGGCTCGGTCAGCGAGTAGTCCGGCTCGCTGTCGTCCACGCGGGACAGCAGCAGGCCGTCGATCGGCGTGCTGAGGTCGGATCGGGCATGCGCGTCGATCCGGCCACCGATCTCGTCAAGGGCTTTGCCAGGCACATCATGATGCAAGCACGGCCGCCGCCCGACAACAAGCCTGATCGGGGCTGGGTTGAGAGGATTGTGCAAGAGCGCGCCTCGATTGGTCTACGCCGCGAGCCCCTGGTCGCGGTGGAATTGAGGCATGCCACTCGATCAGTACGTCACCCTCGGCCGCTCCGGCCTGCGCGTCAGCCCGTTCGCCCTGGGCGCGATGACCTTCGGCGAGGACCCCGGCGGCGCGGGCACCAGCGTCGAGGAGTCCGGCAGGATCCTGGAGTCCTATCTGGACCTCGGCGGGAACTTCGTCGACACAGCCAACTTCTACACCAACGGCCACTCCGAGAAGATCCTCGGTGACTGGTTCGCCGCCCACCCCGGCCGTCGCGAGCACGTGGTGCTGGCGTCGAAGTTCTTCACCAACATGTTCCCCGGCGACCCCAACGGGGGCGGCGCCGGCCGCTCGTCCATCGTCGCCCAGCTGCACGAGACCCTGCGGCGCATGCGCACCGATCACCTGGACCTGTACTGGCTGCACAACTGGGACCGCAACACCCCGGTCGAGGAAACCATGCGCACGCTGGACGACCTCGTCACGGCGGGCAAGATCCGCTACGTCGGGTTCTCCAACACCCCGGGCTGGTTCACCGCGCAGGCCCACACCACGGCGCTGCTGAGGAACTGGACGCCGCTGATCGCGCTGCAGGTGGAGTATTCGCTGCTGGCGCGGACAGTCGAGGGCGAACTCGCGCCGTTCGCGCTCGACCAGGGGATCGCGCTGGTGCCGTGGAGCCCGTTGAAGAACGGCTACCTGTCCGGCAAGTACCGCCGCGGCGAGCAGGTCACCGACTCCGCGCGGGCAGCGTTCGTCGGCGGCCCGACCGACGACGAGTTCGTGGTCATCGACGCCGTCGCCGCGATCGCCGACGAACTGGGCACCACGTCCGCGGCGGTGTCCCTGGCCTGGTTGCGCGCCCGGCCGGGCACGGTCGTGCCGATCGTCGGCGCCCGCCGCCTGGAGCACCTGACGAGCAACCTCGAAGGCCTCGTGATCAGCCTCGGCCCGGACCACCTCGCCCGGCTCGACGAGGTGTCCGCGCCCTCGCTGAACTACCCGGCGGCGGTCAACAGCACGACACGCGCGATGCTCCAGTTCGGCGGGACCACAGTGGACGGCGAGACGTCCACTGTGTATCCCCCGCTGCTGCAACGGTCAGTCCGCTACTGAGTCCTCGCCACCTCGTCGCTGAGCGGCACACCACGCCGTTCCTTCACGAACACGGTCGTGACCAGGCCGATGAGCGTCATGGCCGCGAGGTAGACGGCGACCGAGTACACCGTTCCCGTGCCCGTCTGCAGTGCCTCGGCGATGGTCGGCGCGAACGCGCCGCCGAGCACCGCGCCGAGGGCGTACGAGATCGCAGCGCCGCTGTACCGCACTCTGGTCGGGTACATCTCCGAGTAGAACGCGGCCTGCGGTCCGTACGTCAGGCCGAGCCCCACCGAGAACAGCAGCAGCGCCAGGATCATCAGGCCGAGGTCGGCGGTGTTGAGCAGGGCGAAGAACGGGAACATCCACGCCAGCTGGATGACGAACCCGACCTGGTAGACCCGGACGCGGCCGTAGCGGTCCGACAGCCAGCCGCCCGCCAGGGTGCTCACCAGCCAGCCGACCGCGGAGATCATCACCGCGATCAGCACGGTCGAGCGGTCCAGGTGCAGCGTGCGGGTCGCATACGATTGGACGTACCCGCCCGTGGTCATGTACCCGACGGCGTTGTTGGCCGCGAACATCAACGCGCCGGCGATCACCAGCGGCCAGTGGTTGCGAAACAGCGGCACGATCGGCATGCTCGACTGCGCCCGCGTCTGGCGGACCTCCTCGAAGACCGGGCTCTCGGAAACCCTCGTGCGGATGAACATCCCGACGGCGATCAGCACCACGCTGGCCAGGAACGGGATCCGCCAGCCCCACGCGAGGAACTGCTCGGCCGTGGTCAGCCCCGCGACCAGCGCCAGCACGCCGTTGGCCAGCAGCAACCCGATGGGTACGCCGATCTGCGGGAACGCGCCGTACAGGCCGCGGCGGTCGGCCGGGGCGTGTTCGACGGCCAGCAGCGCCGCGCCGCCCCACTCGCCGCCGGCCGAGAGGCCCTGCAGGATCCGCAGCAGCACCAGGATGATCGGCGCGGCGACGCCGATCGAGGCGGTGGTGGGAACGAGGCCGATCAGCACAGTCGACACGCCCATCAGCAGCAAGGTCAGGATCAGCATGGCGCGTCTGCCGATCCTGTCGCCTAAGTGGCCTGCGATGATGGCGCCGACCGGCCGGAAGAAGAAGCTGATGCCGATGGTGGCGAACGACAGCAGCAGGGCGTCCTCGCCCAGGGCTGCGAAGTACTGCGAGGCGAAGACCAGGCCCGCGCAGATGGCGTAGATGAAGAAGTCGAACCACTCGATGGTCGTGCCGACCATGGCCGCCAGGACGACCCGGCGGTGCTCGGCGTCGACGTGCTTGGTCAATCGCATCATCGCGACTCCCCGTGCGCTGGAGGAAACCGGCCAGAATCGTATACAGTCTCACTCTTTCAGGTAAGACATTGTCCGACCCTGTACGTAGATATCGGCTCCTAGCTGCCGAATCTTTACCGGATGGTGTACCTTTTCATATATGGTTTCGGGCGAAGAACTGGCAATATCCGACCAGGTGCCGGACGGGCTGAGCAAGGCCCAGCGCACGTACCAGGCCATCCGGTCCCGGATCGCCGACGGCACCTACAGCCCGGGGCACCGCCTGGTGCTCGGCTCGCTGGCCAAGGAGTTCGCCGTCAGCCCGGTGCCGGTCCGCGAGGCGATCCGCTTGCTGCAGGCCGAAGGACTCGTCCACTTCGAACGCAACATCGGCGCGACAGTGGCGGCCATCGACCCGCTGGAATACCAGCACACCATGCAGATGCTGGCCATCGTCGAAGGCGCGGCGACGGCGCTGGCCGCGCCCCACCTGTCCGCGGACGCGATAGCCCACGCGACGGACGTCAACGACCGGCTCAGGGGCCTGCTCAGCGCGTTCGACCCGGTGGCCTTCACCGAGCTCAACCACGAGTTCCACGAGACGCTGTACCTGCCGTGCCCGAACCCCCGGCTGGTCGACCTCGTCCAAAAAGGCTGGTCGAGGCTGGCGACGATCCGCGACTCGACGTTCTCGTTCGTGCCGGGCCGCGCGGAAGCGTCCGTGGCCGAACACGACCAGTTGCTGGAGCTGATCCGGACGGGAGCAGGCCAGGAATGGATCGAACACCGGGCGCGAACGCACCGGACCGCCACCATCGACGCATTCCTGACCTGGGAATCAACCAAGCACAGCTGATCAGCAGTTGCGCAGGAACCGGTCAAGGACGCGAGTGCCGAACTTGAGGGCGTCCACCGGAACCCGCTCGTCGACGCCGTGGAAGAGCGCGGAGAAGTCCAGGTCGGCCGGAAGCTGCAGCGGCGCGTACCCGAAGCACCGGATACCCAGCTGAGCGAACGACTTCGCGTCCGTCCCACCGGACAACATGTACGGAAGAGCCTTCGCGCCCGGGTCCTCAGCGAGGATCGACGATGTCATGTGGTCGACAAGAGCACCGTCAAAGGTCGTCTCGACCGCGGGCAGCCCCGTCCACTCCCGCTCGATGTCGGGGCCGAGGATCTCATCGAGCTCCCGCTCGAACGCCTCCTGGCGGCCGGGAAGAACCCGGCAGTCCACAGTAGCCTCGGCAATGGACGGGATGACGTTGGCCTTGTAGCCGGCCTTGAGCATTGTCGGGTTGGCCGTGTCGCGGAGCGTGGCGCCGATCATCCGGGCGATGTTCCCGAGCTTGGCGACAGTCCCCTCAAGGTCGTCCTCGTCGACAGCGAGGCCCGTGATGTCACTGATGCCGTGCAGGAAGTCCCGGACAGAGTCGGTCAGCACGATGGGGAACTGGTGGGTGCCCAGCCTGTTGACGGCCTTCGTCAGCTTCGTAACAGCGTTGTCGTCGTGCACCATCGACCCGTGCCCAGCTCTCCCCCGAGCCCGCAGGGTCATCCAGGCGATACCCTTCTCCGCGGTCTCGATGAGGTAAGCCCGCACCCCGTCCTTGACGGTGATGGAGAAGCCCCCGACCTCGGAGATGGCCTCAGTGGCACCCTCGAAGAGCTCGGGCCGGTTCTCCACGAGCCACTGGGCCCCGAAATGGCCGCCTGCCTCCTCGTCGGCAAGGAAGGCGAAGATGATGTCCCGCTTGGGCACGATGTTGTCGCGCTTGAGCCGCCGGGCGAGGGCGAGGGTCATGCCGACCATGTCCTTCATGTCCACGGCACCCCGGCCCCACACGTAGCCGTCCTGAACAGCGCCGGAGAACGGGTGGACAGACCACTCGGAAGCATCGGCGGGAACAACATCAAGATGACCGTGCACCAGCAAAGCCCCGCGGCTGGGATCACTGCCGGCGAGCCTGGCGACGACGTTGCCCCGCCCAGGAGCCCCGGACTCGACGTAGGTGGTCTCGTAACCGACCTCAGCCAGCTTCTCCGCGACGTACTCAGCGGCAGCCCGCTCCCCGACAAGGGTGTCCGGATCACCGGTGTTGGTGGTGTCGATCCGGATGAGCTCGGAGGTGAGAAGAACGGCCTCCTCCTCAGCGAAGGAGGTGTCCGGAACCTGACGGGCGGTAGGTGGCAGCTGCTCAGTCACAAGGCCTTCCTATCACTGATTTCACCCAACCCACCCCCCGATTTGGGATGATCATCAACCATCCGCTACGCTATCCCCACAACAGAAGAGAGCAAGTCCGGGTGGCGGAATGGCAG
This window contains:
- a CDS encoding AraC family transcriptional regulator, giving the protein MPGKALDEIGGRIDAHARSDLSTPIDGLLLSRVDDSEPDYSLTEPLFVVMARGAKRLMLGDQVYEYTAGQYLVVTTDLPVTGHFTRTPSLGLGMVLRPATIAALALEMPSREHSSAAIATGTASAELLDAVVRLLRLLEHPRDVPVLAPLIEKEILWRLLTGPHGGMVRQIGLADSALTHVNRAIRWIRDNYAEPMRVEDLARLAAMSTSAFHRHFRAVTTMSPLQFQKRIRLQEARSLLVSRAGDVAGVGHLVGYESPSQFTREYRRMFGVPPSQDAARLGARSLP
- a CDS encoding aldo/keto reductase, with the protein product MPLDQYVTLGRSGLRVSPFALGAMTFGEDPGGAGTSVEESGRILESYLDLGGNFVDTANFYTNGHSEKILGDWFAAHPGRREHVVLASKFFTNMFPGDPNGGGAGRSSIVAQLHETLRRMRTDHLDLYWLHNWDRNTPVEETMRTLDDLVTAGKIRYVGFSNTPGWFTAQAHTTALLRNWTPLIALQVEYSLLARTVEGELAPFALDQGIALVPWSPLKNGYLSGKYRRGEQVTDSARAAFVGGPTDDEFVVIDAVAAIADELGTTSAAVSLAWLRARPGTVVPIVGARRLEHLTSNLEGLVISLGPDHLARLDEVSAPSLNYPAAVNSTTRAMLQFGGTTVDGETSTVYPPLLQRSVRY
- a CDS encoding MFS transporter; translation: MMRLTKHVDAEHRRVVLAAMVGTTIEWFDFFIYAICAGLVFASQYFAALGEDALLLSFATIGISFFFRPVGAIIAGHLGDRIGRRAMLILTLLLMGVSTVLIGLVPTTASIGVAAPIILVLLRILQGLSAGGEWGGAALLAVEHAPADRRGLYGAFPQIGVPIGLLLANGVLALVAGLTTAEQFLAWGWRIPFLASVVLIAVGMFIRTRVSESPVFEEVRQTRAQSSMPIVPLFRNHWPLVIAGALMFAANNAVGYMTTGGYVQSYATRTLHLDRSTVLIAVMISAVGWLVSTLAGGWLSDRYGRVRVYQVGFVIQLAWMFPFFALLNTADLGLMILALLLFSVGLGLTYGPQAAFYSEMYPTRVRYSGAAISYALGAVLGGAFAPTIAEALQTGTGTVYSVAVYLAAMTLIGLVTTVFVKERRGVPLSDEVARTQ
- a CDS encoding GntR family transcriptional regulator, whose amino-acid sequence is MVSGEELAISDQVPDGLSKAQRTYQAIRSRIADGTYSPGHRLVLGSLAKEFAVSPVPVREAIRLLQAEGLVHFERNIGATVAAIDPLEYQHTMQMLAIVEGAATALAAPHLSADAIAHATDVNDRLRGLLSAFDPVAFTELNHEFHETLYLPCPNPRLVDLVQKGWSRLATIRDSTFSFVPGRAEASVAEHDQLLELIRTGAGQEWIEHRARTHRTATIDAFLTWESTKHS
- a CDS encoding M20/M25/M40 family metallo-hydrolase, giving the protein MTEQLPPTARQVPDTSFAEEEAVLLTSELIRIDTTNTGDPDTLVGERAAAEYVAEKLAEVGYETTYVESGAPGRGNVVARLAGSDPSRGALLVHGHLDVVPADASEWSVHPFSGAVQDGYVWGRGAVDMKDMVGMTLALARRLKRDNIVPKRDIIFAFLADEEAGGHFGAQWLVENRPELFEGATEAISEVGGFSITVKDGVRAYLIETAEKGIAWMTLRARGRAGHGSMVHDDNAVTKLTKAVNRLGTHQFPIVLTDSVRDFLHGISDITGLAVDEDDLEGTVAKLGNIARMIGATLRDTANPTMLKAGYKANVIPSIAEATVDCRVLPGRQEAFERELDEILGPDIEREWTGLPAVETTFDGALVDHMTSSILAEDPGAKALPYMLSGGTDAKSFAQLGIRCFGYAPLQLPADLDFSALFHGVDERVPVDALKFGTRVLDRFLRNC